A window of Apium graveolens cultivar Ventura chromosome 8, ASM990537v1, whole genome shotgun sequence contains these coding sequences:
- the LOC141677869 gene encoding TNF receptor-associated factor homolog 1b-like isoform X4 has translation MELSKVLDGFIDADTLIIKAQVQVIRERVDRPFRCLDYQYRRELVRVYLTNVEQICRRFVEERRGKLVKLLEDKVRWSSFCDFWLGIDQNARRRMSREKTDSMLKVVVKHFFIEKEVTSTLVMDSLYSGLKALEGQNKSKSGRGKYFESELPVPIVCMEKDTIILVDDVLLLLERAAMEPLPPKDDKGPQNRTKDGGSGEDFSKDSIEREERRLTELGRRTIEIFVLAHIFSSKIEVAYQEAVALKRQEELIREEEAAWIAESEQKIKRGAAYKEKKSKKKQGKHKKNSRKGKDKVKDEKHDVVFGDEPEREIKNDRSQFSSEEPVGDPDPVEDVSDNSDSIDRVPELINPDSEDRDSSPINWDTDTSEANPPAEASSDQVTGVLAVQNGERKSSAIMDDSSSTCSTDSLPSVTTLNVKYRVNSFQKQKIQISPSRGECQQDRVTHEATRWAVDSNLSEASSDGRQVQDVSQSCKAAESEGAVVHSTEHHVKWTEKHVAKKEKGNTLKIKLKETEEVDAKKFAEVRTTGVLTSPRSPIKNLPSPVRLRSESQAAAANGTVLIRKPSLESPTRTDQTTSITSAKTVAMSEAYSHKNASPKPVEKTAALHVPISNANSMVQKVPVLTEKAKVQQLVTAERHIVQVSLKAEKSTVQQVMSRPLSAPLVPGSRPPAAVVSVVQSAPALSRSTSAAGRLGPELSPATPSYVAQSYRNAMLGNHVSSPIYTQPQSPNSAANSSHLHLHSQAPSLLAPPIYFPHTLERTETNSIRPGLSFGMVGQGSRADNSSRSINFEPSLLNKMRNGSQWTNNPRSESSRSINYDLSLHHDIQNFDVHNSMQSRPQDHFPIEFPAGTSGHRNHNVPAEEFPHLDIINDLLDDEYGIGMAVDESSGFQNFIDQHHHLNRQLTFPGDIGMLGDPDSAISSCRFERSHSYHDNQYRHNYNSAGGRFPSNLNPQANLQPYPNIPVDGLIPNQWQIAATELPYLGMRRSQDDGLSYNIPNYSNVACGVNGNILFRPSNGR, from the exons AGAGAGAGTTGATCGCCCATTTCGTTGTCTTGACTATCAGTATAGGAGAGAACTCGTTCGAGTGTATTTGACAAATGTAGAGCAAATCTGCCGTCGTTTTGTTGAAGAGAGAAGAGGCAAGCTTGTGAAACTTTTAGAGGACAAGGTCAGATGGTCCAG CTTCTGTGATTTCTGGCTGGGAATTGATCAAAACGCCAGGCGCCGTATGTCAAGGGAGAAAACTGATTCAATGTTGAAAGTAGTTGTGAAACACTTTTTTATAGAAAAGGAAGTCACATCTACTTTGGTCATGGATTCCCTATATAGTGGGCTGAAGGCCCTTGAAGGTCAGAATAAAAGCAAGTCAGGCAGGGGAAAATATTTCGAATCAGAACTACCAGTCCCCATTGTTTGCATGGAGAAAGACACAATTATTTTGGTGGATGATGTCTTATTACTACTTGAGAGGGCTGCCATGGAACCTTTGCCACCAAAGGATGACAAGGGTCCTCAAAACCGTACTAAG GATGGTGGTTCTGGAGAGGACTTTAGCAAAGATTCTATTGAGCGTGAAGAAAGGCGTCTTACTGAACTTGGTCGAAGAACTATCGAAATATTTGTGTTAGCCCATATTTTCAG CAGTAAAATTGAAGTTGCATACCAAGAGGCTGTTGCTTTGAAACGGCAAGAGGAGCTCATACGTGAAGAAGAGGCAGCCTGGATTGCTGAAAGTGAACAGAAAATAAAGCGCGGTGCAGCTTATAAAGAAAAAAAGTCAAAGAAGAAGCAG GGAAAGCATAAGAAAAACAGTCGGAAAGGCAAGGACAAAGTGAAAGATGAAAAGCACGATGTTGTGTTTGGAGATGAGCCTGAACGAGAAATAAAGAATGACAGAAGTCAATTTTCATCTGAGGAACCTGTTGGGGATCCTGATCCAGTTGAAGATGTTTCCGATAACTCAGATTCTATAGACCGCGTTCCTGAACTAATTAACCCTGATTCTGAAGATAGAGATTCTAGCCCTATTAATTGGGATACCGACACCTCAGAAGCTAATCCACCAGCAGAAGCCAGTAGTGATCAGGTTACTGGTGTTTTAGCTGTACAAAATGGAGAAAGAAAGAGTTCAGCCATAATGGATGATAGTTCATCAACATGCTCGACAGACTCGCTACCGTCAGTTACGACTTTGAATGTGAAGTACAGAGTAAATTCTTTTCAGAAACAGAAAATCCAAATTTCACCTAGCCG AGGTGAATGTCAACAAGATAGAGTGACTCACGAAGCAACAAGATGGGCTGTTGACAGTAATTTGTCTGAGGCTTCATCTGATGGGAGGCAGGTACAAGATGTATCCCAGAGTTGCAAGGCTGCTGAATCTGAGGGTGCTGTTGTGCACTCTACAGAGCATCATGTGAAGTGGACTGAAAAGCATGTTGCAAAGAAG GAGAAAGGTAACACTCTGAAAATAAAATTGAAGGAAACAGAGGAGGTTGATGCTAAAAAATTTGCTGAAGTGAGGACAACTGGAGTTCTAACCTCTCCCAGAAGCCCTATAAAGAATCTTCCATCCCCTGTTCGGTTGAGATCTGAGTCGCAAGCCGCTGCAGCCAATGGCACAGTCTTGATTAGAAAGCCGTCCTTAGAAAGCCCTACACGAACTGATCAAACGACGTCGATAACTTCTGCCAAAACTGTTGCTATGTCTGAAGCTTATTCTCATAAAAATGCAAGTCCAAAACCAGTTGAAAAGACCGCTGCATTGCATGTTCCCATATCAAATGCAAATTCGATGGTTCAGAAAGTTCCTGTCCTGACTGAAAAAGCCAAGGTACAGCAACTTGTTACAGCTGAAAGACACATTGTACAGGTCTCGCTCAAAGCTGAGAAATCCACAGTTCAACAAGTCATGTCTAGGCCTTTAAGTGCACCCTTAGTTCCAGGATCTCGACCACCTGCCGCTGTTGTTTCCGTGGTTCAATCAGCACCAGCCTTATCACGTTCAACGAGTGCAGCTGGCCGGTTGGGGCCTGAATTATCGCCCGCCACTCCGAGTTACGTTGCCCAGTCATATAGAAATGCAATGTTAGGAAACCATGTCAGTTCACCCATTTACACTCAGCCTCAGTCTCCAAACTCAGCTGCTAACTCATCTCACTTACACTTGCACTCGCAGGCACCTTCGCTGCTCGCTCCTCCAATATATTTTCCGCATACTTTAGAGAGGACAGAAACAAACTCAATCAGACCAGGCCTTTCATTTGGTATGGTAGGTCAAGGTTCTCGTGCAGATAATAGCAGCAGAAGCATTAATTTTGAACCTTCCCTGCTAAATAAGATGCGGAATGGGTCTCAGTGGACTAATAATCCGCGAAGTGAGAGCAGCAGAAGCATCAACTATGATCTTTCTTTGCATCATGACATTCAAAACTTTGATGTTCACAATTCTATGCAGAGCAGACCTCAAGATCATTTCCCCATAGAATTTCCTGCTGGCACATCAGGGCATCGGAATCACAACGTACCAGCTGAAGAATTTCCACATCTTGACATTATCAATGACCTGCTTGATGATGAATATGGAATTGGTATGGCAGTCGATGAAAGTTCAGGATTTCAGAATTTCATCGACCAACATCACCATCTAAATCGGCAATTGACTTTCCCAGGTGATATTGGCATGTTGGGTGACCCTGATTCCGCAATCAGCTCTTGCAGATTTGAGCGAAGTCACAGTTACCATGACAATCAATATCGTCATAACTACAACTCTGCAGGAGGTCGGTTCCCTTCAAATCTGAATCCTCAAGCTAATCTTCAGCCTTATCCGAATATTCCAGTAGATGGGTTGATACCAAATCAGTGGCAGATAGCTGCTACTGAGTTACCTTACCTAGGCATGAGAAGATCACAGGATGATGGTTTGTCGTATAACATTCCAAACTATTCAAACGTGGCATGTGGAGTTAATGGTAACATCCTGTTCCGTCCTTCAAATGGACGCTGA